The sequence CTTATATAAATCTAATTATATACATTTGAATTTAACTTAAATAAATTAAATCAAAATTAACTTTTATGAGAAAAATTAAAACTTTTTTTAGTATTTCTTGTCTTTTGACAGCCTCATTGTTTTTTTCTTGCACTCCAGATTATGTAACGGACGCATCATCTACAATTAATAATCCAGGAAATTCATCAGGTCAAAGTATCAATTTAAATTTTACTTCAGGTGAATTTATAGGAGTTCTCAACAACAATTCTTTTCAGAATGGTAATGGTGCTGCTACAAAAACAAATATGAATGGTGAGTATACTTATTTATTATTATATACTAATGGCGTAAATCAATTTAATGGATTTATTGTAAACAAAAACTCTTCGCAATTAGCAGATTCAGCATCAGAGAATAGCATACATATTACTAGAGATGGAAAGATGTACACAAGTACTTCTGGTACATATACATTAACACAAGAACAGATAGTGAGTTCTGTTGCTGGTACAGATGTTATTAAATGTAAATTTACTTTTAATGGAACTTTTGAAGTAACAACAATGGGATCATTTGAAGTTATTGAAACCGGTGTAAAGATAAATGGAACTGTAATTTTCTAAAAGTTAAAAAGCCAAATCAGTAAATTGATTTGGCTTTTTCATTAAGGAATATATTTCTTTTCGAAATTTGGTTTTCTTTTTTCTAAAAATGAATTTCTACCTTCAATAGCTTCATCAGACATATAAGCTAATCTTGTAGCTTCACCTGCAAAAACTTGTTGTCCTACCATGCCATCATCAGTTAAATTCATTGCAAATTTCAACATTTTAATAGAAATTGGTGATTTCTCTAAAATTTCTTGAGCCCAATCATAAGCTGTTTGCTCTAATTCTTCATGTGGAATAACAGCATTTACCATTCCCATTTCATAAGCATCTTGTGCTGAATAATTTCGTCCTAGGAAGAAAATTTCGCGAGCTTTTTTCTGTCCAACCATTTTTGCCAAATATGCAGAACCATATCCACCATCAAAACTGGTTACATCAGCATCAGTTTGTTTGAAAATAGCATGCTCTTTACTTGCCAAAGTTAAATCACAAACCACATGAAGTGAATGTCCTCCTCCGACAGCCCAACCATTTACAACCGCAATAACAACTTTTGGTGTAAAACGAATCAAACGTTGAACTTCTAAAATATTCAAGCGATGATATCCATCTTCACCAACATAACCTTGGTAACCTCTAGCTTTTTGGTCGCCACCACTACAAAAAGAATAAATTCCGTCTTTTGTCGATGGCCCTTCAGAAGACAGTAAAATAACACCTATCGATGTATCTTCGTGTGCATCGCTAAAAGCTTCTAATAATTCTTTAGTAGTTTTTGGTCTAAATGCATTTCTAACGTCAGGTCGATTAAATGCAATACGTGCAACACCATCACATTTCTTATACGTAATATCTTCAAACTCTTTTACAGTTTGCCAATTCATGTTACTCATAATAAATTTGTTTGTCGTAAAGATACTTCTTTTTTTAAAAAACAGCTTGTTTTTACCCATTCTAGTATTTTGAAAAACAATATTTTTTTATTAAAATTAAAGTATCAAAAAAATTCTTAATTTGTATATTTGTGATTGTCATACCCAATTATAAAATGAAATATCTATATATAAAATTAATTGCCCTAACATTAACATTAAGTGCTTGCAATAAAAGCAAAGATTTAGCACAAGTTAATTCTGAATTCAAAGCTGATAATAATCAGTATGAAGTAAAATTTAATCCTGTAAGCCCGCAATATAAATTAGAAACAGCAGAATTAGTAGAAAATTATTATAAAAAATACATCAATACAGGAAGTTTTTCAGGTGGTTTTTTAATGGCAAAAAATGGAGAAATCATTTACGAAGACTATACTGGTTACTCTAATTACGCGAATAAAGAAAAAATTTCTGCAAATACTCCAATGCACGTAGCTTCTGTTGGTAAAGTTTTAACCTCAATTAGTG comes from Flavobacterium sp. I3-2 and encodes:
- a CDS encoding 1,4-dihydroxy-2-naphthoyl-CoA synthase — encoded protein: MSNMNWQTVKEFEDITYKKCDGVARIAFNRPDVRNAFRPKTTKELLEAFSDAHEDTSIGVILLSSEGPSTKDGIYSFCSGGDQKARGYQGYVGEDGYHRLNILEVQRLIRFTPKVVIAVVNGWAVGGGHSLHVVCDLTLASKEHAIFKQTDADVTSFDGGYGSAYLAKMVGQKKAREIFFLGRNYSAQDAYEMGMVNAVIPHEELEQTAYDWAQEILEKSPISIKMLKFAMNLTDDGMVGQQVFAGEATRLAYMSDEAIEGRNSFLEKRKPNFEKKYIP